Genomic DNA from Acetilactobacillus jinshanensis:
ACACGGCCACGGGCAACATCCACGATATTATACATAATTCGATTATCTAAACCTAAGATAACGTCTAAATTACGTAATCCAATATCCATATCGACCATGCAGACACGTTTACCCATAAGTGCTAACGCGATACCGATATTAGCCGTGGAAGTCGTCTTACCAACTCCACCTTTACCGGAAGTAATAACGATTGCTTTTCCCATTACATTATTCCCCCAATTCGATTATAAAATTTAGGATTAATTTTTCTTAAATTAGCCGTCTTGCCATAGCTTAAGATATGTAGATCATTAACATAAGCTACGGTTTGATTAGATGCTGGAATTTGACGATCAGCAATCACGTCAAATTGTTCACCAATTCGAACTTGCTGAGCACTATGCAGATCACCAATAATCAATTTATCTTCAGAACTCGGAAAGCCAGCATGAACGATGCCTTCAACATTACCCATCAAATAAATATTACCATCGGTGTATAAGCGACCGCCCTGATGGATATTACCAAAAAAGAGCACGTCACCGTGCATCCGATATGATTGACCATTACGAATGGTTTTACTAATCACATGGACGTTGTGACGTTCTCTCAAATGATACGAATCAATCGTAGTGATTACGTTTGATTTAATGTCCTTTAAGCCGAATTCAGGGTACTTTTTAAAAACATTTTTCAACGTACTAATTTCTCGATAAGAAAATAATCGATTCCCCGTCAGGACCGTAAAATTAATTTTATGACGCGGGTCAGAATTTTTACCAAAACGCGCTAATAAAGATTTGAGTTCAGAATTAATCTTATCGATTCCACTTGCAGAATTAAGAAATAATTCATATCCATCTTGTGTTCCCTTTAAAGTAATTGCTCTCAAGATTAATTCTCCTCTAAATTATCCTTGCTGACAATAATTATATAACCTCTGAATGGGGTAATATAAGATCGCAAAAAGAATTGCGTTTAAGATCAGGGTCGGAACAGCACTGTAAAGAACAAAATTCATTCCTGCATACGCTGCAACACCCGTGATTCGACTAACGACTTGATCAGCAAGATCACCTAAGAACAAAACGATAATCAAATCAATCAAATAAATTACAAAAGCACTAATAAAATTAATCGAAAAGTATCGATACATGGCCCTAGTACAATAAACTACTAGAGGGAAAATAATTATAAATACGCCCCAGATACCGACATAATACCAATCAAACACGGCACCCAGTAACGTAGCCCAGCCTTCTAGATGAAGGTTATAATCATTCACAAAGAAAACAGCCATGACGAGCCAAAATAAAGATAGGTACGGAACCACTGAGTAAGATTTAAACAGGACCGACATTAAATTATAAGAAACCGATCCATCCAAGAAGAACGCAATTAACAATCCAATTGGAAAAACGTACTTTAATGACGAATTCTTAATCATAAACGATTCCTCTATTCATCTTTACCAACAACGGTTACCGTTTCAATATCATTCAAATTAGCGGCAGGTTTAATGTAAACTTCTTTAGATAGACCGTAATCATCTGAAGTTACTTTGGAAACTTTGCCGACGTATAAGCCTTTAGGCATGATGCCACCCAATCCATTGGTTGACACTTTATCACCACGTTTTAGTTTACCTTTAGTGGTAATATTACCCATCTTAATGCGGTTAGTTCCTCGATCGTAACCGGTTATGATCCCGTTAACGTTTTTACCGTGTTTACTATGAATCTGGATCGCAAATCGGTTAGCGGAACCACTGTTATCAGTAATCAATTCAACTTTACTGTTGGTCTTATTGACTTCAGCAATTCGACCGATTAATCCAGACGCCACGATTACAGGCATGTTCTTTTTAATTCCGGAACTTTCACCCTTGTTGATTATAATCTGATTTTGCCAATTGGATGGAGTTCGGGTCATAATCGATGCGTTAACAGATTTATAATCGGTTAAACTATGTCCTAAATGAAGTTGCTGCTTTAATCGAGTATTTTCATTTTGCAGGGCTTGATTACGAACTTGAGTTGATACAACAGTATCAACTCGTTTCTTTAACTTCTGATTCTCTTGATAGGTACTTAAAAGACCACCAATTGAATCAAAGCCACGATGAATACCATTAGTTGGGATGGTGATAACACGGTTAGTGAAGCCAACCACGTCGTTACCAAACTGCTGAATTAATGGTGGTGTTGATCGACGATTACGAACGTTTACCGATAATGTTATTAAGCCTAAACAAACAATTAGACATAAAATAGCGATTACTAATTTTCGATTAGAGAAAAACTTCCTCATAATGGGCCTCCATCACGTCATTTAATGTGCAATAAACCAGTTGCTGGCTTATTTACGTTTACGAATGGCGTTGATACTACTCAATGATTTACCGGTACCAATGGCAACACAATCCATTGGATGTTTAGCGATTGATACTGGTACTCGAGTTGCCTTGGAAATTACGTCAGCGATGTTCTTCAATAAAGCACCACCACCGGTCAATACGATACCATGGTCAATTACATCGGAAGCAATTTCAGGAGAAGTTTCTTCTAACGTTTCTTTAACGGCACTAATGATACCTTCAATGGGTTCATGCATTGCTTTAGCAACGTCAACCGCAGAGACCTTGGTCGTCTTTGGTAAACCAGTTAATAAATAACGACCACGAACGGTCATGTCATCAATCTTCTTAGCGTCTTCAATTGAAGCAGAACCAATATCCCACTTGATCTTTTCAGCAGTTCGTTCACCGATTAATAAGTTATAATGCTGACGAATGTAGTTAGCAATGGCGCTGTTTAACTTATCACCAGCAATTCGAACGGACTGGCTAGATACAATTCCGCCTAAAGAAATGGTGGCAATATCAGTAGTACCACCACCAATATCAACAACCATGCTACCAGTTGGGTCCATAACCGGTAAACCGGCACCAATCGCAGCAGCAAATGGTTCTTCGATTACATAAGCACCTTTAGCTCCGGCAACTCTAGTTGCATCAATTACGGCTCGTTTTTCAACAGCTGTAACGCTGCTAGGTACACAAACCATAACATAAGGACGACCTGCAGCATGACCTAAAGCCTTATTCATATAGTACTTCAGCATGGCAACCGTGGTGTCATAATCAGCGATCACACCATCCTTCATTGGTCGAATGGCTTTAATACTAGCTGGGGTTCGGCCAATCATATCGCGGGCTTCGTTACCAACGGCAACGACGTGGCCCGTTTTAGTACTTTTGGCAACTACGGACGGTTCACGTAGAACAATCCCCTTGCCTTCAACATAAACAATGGTGTTTGCAGTACCTAAATCGATACCGACGTTTTTTGTTCCAAATCCAAACAAAACTATTCATCCCTTCATACTTCATTTAACTCGTTTAAATTTAAGAATTTTTTTGATTTATAAATAACGGCCTTACGTTGGATATAAAATATAAGGATCCAGTAATTAATAATACATCATCCTGCGACATCATGGAAACTGTCTGGACAATTGCCTGCTTCCAATTTGGGATGTATTTAATGGGATGCTTAGCTTTTACATCTTCAGCTAATGGCTTTAAATCAGCAGCACCACGATGACCTGGACCGTGAAATTCAGTTAACACCAAGTGAACGTTATGAATCTGACTCAAAATCTTAACCATTTGCTGATATTGTTTATCAGCAAAAATAGCTAAAATTACGTAAACATCACGTTGCGCAAATCGTTTACTAAGGATCGGCTGAATAGCCTTAATTGCTGGAACGTTGTGTGCACCGTCAATCACCACGATCGGCGAACCGTTAAGCCGTTCAAAACGACCGGCCCAGAAAGTGCCAGCAAGGCCCTTTCGAATAATATTTGGATCAACATGCAAACCGTTAACTCGGCAGTACTGAAGATAAGTTTCCACAGCAACGGCGGCATTATCAATTTCATAGGTGCCGACCATTTGGATCTTAGCCCGATGTAAACTCAAGCCCTTTGATTTAAAATCAAAGATTTCGTTCCAGCCCGTTGGCTGATGATGTTTAATTAAGAAGTCTCGTCCTAAGATCGATAGATGACTATGTTTTTTAGCAGCCGTCTTCTTAATCACGTCTAACGGAGCTTTACTAATTCGACCAGCAACCACGGGTTTCCCTTGCTTGATAATGCCAGCCTTTTGATAAGCAATCTTAGGTAACGTATCACCCAGGATCTTCATGTGATCCCAGCTAACGGTTGTAATTGCAGAGACGTCAGGAATTAAAACGTTGGTCGAATCATAACGGCCACCGATCCCAACTTCGACGATCACAACGTCAGCATGATGTTCAGCAAAATATTTGAACATCATTGCTGTGATCACTTCAAATTCAGTTGGACCACCATCGGGCAACGCTTTATCCAACGCTTCTGCCACCGGGGCAACGGCCTTGGCTAGGCGAAGAATTGTTGAATTACTGACGGGCTTGCCATTAACACTAATCCGCTCGTTGAACGTCACTAAATACGGTGACGTAAAAGTACCGACCGAATAACCAGACTGCTGGAAAAGATTTCGTAGAAAAGTAACTACGGATCCCTTCCCGTTAGTTCCAGTTACATGGATCATGTGCTTAATTTTATTTTGCGGATTACCCAATTTTTTCATGAATAATCGCATTCGATCCAACGTTGGATCTCGTTTAAATTTATGACGACTCGCGATAAACGCTAACGCATCATGATAAGTATTCATGAAATCCTTCTTTATTTTTGACTGTTATTAATCGTAGCTAAACGTTTCTTAGCGGCATTTAACTTTGATAAGTTAGCGGCTTTCTTAGCTTTTTCGTTATCAACTAACTTCTTTGGAGCGTTCTTTACAAAGCCCTGGTTAGCTAACATCTTTTCAGAACGTTTAACTTCATGGGTGAAGTTATCGATCTGATCCTTAGTCCGCTTAACTTCAGCTTTCATGTCAACTAACTCGGACAGTGGAATACTAACCTGAGCATTATCCATAACACTGGTCATGGCTAACTTAGGTACCTGAACATCACTGCCAACTTTGAATTCCTTTGGATGGCAGAAGCGCTGAATGTAATCGTAGTTCTTCTTAAAGACTTGCTTTAAGGTTGGATCATTCGTCTTGATTAAGATGTTGACACTGCTGGACATCTTGGCATTGACTTCAGCCCGGATGTTACGAACGGTCTTAATCAAATCGATTAAACGACTCATTTCTTTTTCGGCCTGTGGATCATTGAATTCAGGATGATCAACTGGGTACTTAGCTGTTGCCAATGCGTTACCAACATGTGGCATTGCTAACCAGATCTTTTCGGTAACGAATGGCATGACTGGCTGTAATAGACGTAAGGTCTGATCCAATACGTAAGCTAAGACGTTCTGAGTATTCTTCTTAGCCTGGGCATCGTCACCAGTTAAAACAGCTTTACTCATTTCAATGTACCAGTCACAGAAGTCATCCCAGATGAAGTCATAAATGCAACGACCGGCTTCACCGAAGTTGAACTTGTCATACTGTGCAGTGATGTGATTAACAACGTGGTTTAAGCGACTTAAGATCCATCGATCAGCTAAGTTCATCTGATCACGCGGTGGTAAGACTGGCTTCTTCATGTCACCTAAGTTCATGATGACGTAACGGCTAGCGTTCCAGATCTTGTTAACGAAGTTCCAGGCTGAGTCCATCTTCTTGTAACTGAACTTAATATCCTGACCTTCGGTAGTTCCGTTAGATAAGAACCAACGTAATGCATCGGCACCGTACTTCTTGATGACGTCCATCGGATCGATCCCGTTACCAAGGGATTTACTCATCTTGACACCGTGTTCATCACGAATCAAACCATGTAATAATACATGTTTGAACGGTCGCTTACCAGTGAAGTGTAAACTCTGGAAAATCATGCGTGATACCCAGAAGAAGATGATGTCGTAACCAGTAACTAACGTATTGGTTGGGAAGTAACGCTTGTAATCATGGGCGTTAGTATCAGGCCAGCCCATGGTTACGAATGGCCATAAGGCACTTGAGAACCACGTATCTAAGACGTCTGGATCTTGTTTCCAGTTTTCAGGGTCTTTCGGTGCATGTTCACCAACGTAAACCTTACCAGTCTTCTTGTTATACCAAGCAGGAATTCGGTGGCCCCACCATAACTGACGTGAAATACACCAATCATGAATGTTGCCCATCCACTGCATAAAGGTATGTTCGAAACGCTTTGGAACGAAGTCAACACGGTTACTAGTCTTTTGATTTTCCATAGCGCGTTTAGCTAACGGCTTCATACGAACGAACCATTGAGTTGAAAGACGAGCTTCAACCTGAACACCGGTTCGAGATGAATGACCAACGGCATGGACGATTGGTACGATCTTGATAATCTTGTTTTCTTTTTTTAAATCGTTAACCATGGCTTTACGAGCCTGGAAACGAGTTAAACCTTCGTATTTTCCGGCGTTAGCGTTCATGGTTGCGTCTTCGTTCATGGTATTGATTTGTGCTAAGTGATGACGTTTACCAACCTGGAAGTCATTTGGATCATGGGCCGGCGTAATCTTAACCATCCCGGTCCCAAACTTAGGGTCAGCATGCTGATCAGCAACGATCGGAATCTTACGGCCAACTAACGGTACGACAACGTACTTACCAACGATGTTCTTATAACGTTCATCATGAGGATTAACCGCAACGGCAGTATCACCAAACATGGTTTCTGGACGGGTAGTCGCAATTTCAATGTAGTTATGGCCATGGAACTTGGTATCGTCAGCAAATGGATATTTAACGTGATAGAAGGCACCCTTATCATTGTGATAAGTAACTTCAATATCTGATAAAGCGGTTCGAGCCATCGGGTCCCAGTTAATGATGTATTTACCACGGTAGATTAAGCCTTCCTTATATAACTGAACGAAGACTCTACGAACGGCTTTCTTAAAGCCTGCATCCAGGGTAAATCGTTCACGGCTGTAATCTAATGAAAGGCCTAACTTAGCCCATTGCTTTTTAATTGTAGCTGCGTAATGATCTTTCCATTTCCAAATCAGAGCGATTTCTTTCTTACGACCTAAGTCGTAACGGGAAATTCCCTTCTTACGCATTTTAGCTTCAACTTTAGCCTGCGTAGCGATACCAGCATGATCCATCCCTGGTAACCAGAGAGTGTCATAACCTTGCATTCGTTTCTGACGGATCAACATATCCTGTAATGTTGTATCCCAAGCATGACCTAAATGAAGCTTACCGGTAACGTTCGGCGGTGGTAATACGATTGAATACGGCTTAGCCTTCTGATTACCACTCGGCTTAAAGATTCCTTCCTTAAGCCATTTCTTGTACATACCAGCTTCAACTTCGTTTGGGTTAAATTTCGTTGACATGTTAACGTTTCTCATATGAAATTCACCTCATTATATTTAAATCAAAAATTAATATTACCAAACAAAAAAGCACTTCTTCCTAACTAACGATAGGACGAAGTGCTTCCGCGGTACCACCTATTTTAGATTATTTATCATAATCCCACTTAATTTCGTTTAACGATCGTTGATCGGACAGGCCTACTCTGTTCAGTCCATCTACTCACAAGCTACGTTCACTCTAGCTAATTAAGGGCTTCTCATTAGCGCTCTTTCCCTGTATTAAATTTAGCTAAAATTACTGACTTGCTCTTAGTATTTATAATTAAATAATAGCTAATATCCTGTGTAGCGTCAAATAGATTAAAGCAACTGAGAAAAGATTTTCTTTTGCGAATCCAAGAATTCATCATCAGGATGAATCTCAGTGACTTTAGCATTAGCTAAAGCCTGTTTCGTTAAGCCTTTAACATCAATTAACTTTTCGTATTCACGTGATTTTTCAAGATTTGGCTTAGTCTTAGGAGACGGCGGCGTAAAGATCGTGCAGCAGTCTTCATAAGGCAAAATCGATAATTTGTAGGTTCCTAATTTCTTGGCAATCGCGATGATCTGGTTCTTATCCATTGATAATAACGGGCGAAGAACGGGTAGTGTCGTGACGTCGTTAATGGCGACCATGCTTTCCAAGGTCTGGGATGCAACCTGACCTAATGATTCACCATTGAAGATCCCACTTTCGTGACGCTGAATCGTAACTGCCGCAGCTAATCGATACATCATTCGACGCTGAATTGTCATCAGGTAACCTTCAGGAACCTTTTCCTTAATTTCTTCCTGAATCTTGGTAAACGGGACCTGAATAAAGTTAATGTGACCACAGTATTTAGCTAAATTAGCCGTCAGTTCTTTAGCCTTATTTAAAGCCTGTTTACTGGTGTACGGCGGACTGTAGAAATGAACCATGTCCACTCTAACACCACGTTTCATGGCTAGATACGTGGCAACTGGTGAATCAATTCCACCTGATAACATCAAAGTAGCACGACCCCCAGTACCAACTGGTAAGCCACCGGCACCAGGAATGGTTTCGGTCATTAAGAAGATTCCGTTAGTTCGAACTTCACAACGAACTACAATGTCGGGGTTCTTCATTTTGGCTTTAATCTTTGGGAAATGCTTAATGACGGTACTTCCTAAAGCATCATTAACGCCATAAGTATCAAGCGGGAACTTCTTGTCCTGACGCTTAGTACTGATCTTAAACGTCGTTCCGTCGCCATGGTATAATTTCTTAACCATCGCAACGGCAACTTTTTTAGCTTTGTCGAGATTCTTATGATTGTCAACTCGAACGACGGGTGAAAAGTTTTCAATTCCAAAGACACCCTTTAAATGATCCATAACTTTAACTGGATCATCACCGTTTAAACGGACGTGAAGTCGGTCCCATTGAGCGCTAACGTCCACATTTTTAAAGCTATGCAGAGCATGCTGGACGTTTTTGCCTAATTGTCGAATAAAATCGCTTCGATTTTTATGCTTGGTGGACAATTCACCGTAACGCACCATGATCTCAGTGTATTGCATTGAGTTCGTCCTTTCTTTCTTAGCTTAACTTACTGAATTGCTGATATAATTTATTGAAAACTTGATTAAAGCGTTTGGCTTCAGCAACGGTATTTTGATCGCTTAATGAAATTCGAATTGCGCTTCGTGAAATCGTTTCTGGAACCTTCATTGCACTTAACGTGTGGGATGGAGCACCGTTCTGTGAAGAACATGCACTGGTGGTCGAAATGTAAATTCCGTACTTTTCAAAAGCATGAACTACGGTTTCACCACGGACACCCTTGATTGCAAAGCACAAAATATGCGGTGCAAAGGTATCATCATTCTTAGAAAATACCTGAACCTTTGGAAATTTCTTGACGTGATTATAAATTACGCTCTTGACCTGACGCTGATGAGCAATCTTTTTTGGTTCATCCTGCATATCAAGACGGAGTGCTTTAGCCATTGCAGCAATCCCTGGTAAGTTTTCGGTACCACTGCGCATGCCAAATTCTTGACCACCGCCATCGATTAATGGAGCAAACCGACGGCCATGACGAGCGTAGATAAAGCCCGTTCCACGTGGTGCATGGAATTTATGACCAGAAACTGCTGCAAAATCAGTTCGACCATTAAAGATCTGTTTTTCAAGGCCTTTACCAACGGCTTGAACAGCATCAACATGGAAATTAATCTTTGGGTAATGCTTTAGTAATTGAGCAATTTCTTTAATGGGTTCAATAGTACCAATTTCATTATTAATCGCCATTACCGATACCAAAATCGTGGTTGGACGAATTGCGTTCTTCAAATCAGTAATTGAAATGCGACCGTACTTATCAACTGGTAAATATGTGACGTCAAAGCCCAATTTCTCTAGGGTATGCATTGAATTATATACGGCCGCATGTTCAACGGAAGTCGTAATAATGTGATTACCGAATTTTCGTTTAGCGAGAGCTGTACCTTTGATGGCCCAGTTATCACCTTCACTGCCACCACTAGTAAACAGGATTTCACTTGGCTTGACGTGTAGTAAATCAGCAATCTGTTGACGTGACTGGTTTAATAAACTATGCGCTTCAGCACCGAAATCATGTAAACTAGATGGATTACCCCAAATTTTATCACTAACGATATCATACGTTTTAAGTGCATCTGGATTTATCTTGGTGGTAGCACTGTTATCAAAATAAATCATGTAACGACTCCTTACTTATTATGCTTGTAATATTCTTTTTCAATTCGTTTGGAAGCCCCTGGTTCAACCTTGTCGATTGCACTAGATATAGTGCTTAAACTGTCATGATAATTATATTCATTTTCAAATAAGGCACGAGCTTCTTTATTAGCATGGGCCACGTTGGCGTATGAATTGCGATAACGATTTGAATACTGCATTAACTGTTCAGATAATGCAGCATCGTCAATCAAATCATTCGTCTTTTCACGTAGTTTGCTCATGTCAGTTCGAATCGTAACTAGACGTTTATTAATGTCATCCATACTGATCTTAACTTGATTGATCTTATCAGAAAGATGCTTCATCTCATTAAAGACGATGTTGTAGTAATCAATATAACTCTTTGGTAGCCCAGGTAAATTCAAACGACTAACCTTTCGATTAATATTATGTAAGGTCAAGCCAAATTTACTGATGCTATCGCGGGCGCTTGATTCTTCACGGTTTAAATCATAAACCGAATCGTTAATCTTTCGTTGCTGGGTTTCGATGTTACCCAACTGCTTTTCAGCCTTTTTCTGATGATCTAATGCATCAGAATAGATTACGCTGTTACTGGCCATAGCGTCCATATCCTTATGATGAACAGCATCGATATGGGCTAATTGATGACTCAATTTCTTAGTCGTCTGAATTTCATTATGATTTAAATCATAGTTTTGAGATAAGCGACGAAGCTCCGTCATCAAGACGTAGTTCTGTTTCTGGGCATGTTCGATGTATTCGGAAATAACATCAACATCGTTATTAACCTGGCGTTTAGCCTTAATTTCTCTCGCCATGGCATCATATAGCTGGTTGATCATCGTTTCGATCTGATGACAGTTACTTTTAACCTGGTTAATATTGAGGCCCTTTAATATGCCAACGGTTTTTTTAACTTTTGCTTCAACATACTTAACAGCACCCTTTAAATCCTGTTCAGGAAATTGATAACCTGAATTAAGCATATAGCTTAAGCCATGCTTGATTTCAGAGACTTGCTTTGGATAAATGGTTGCTAAATCTTTATATAAAGCTGGGACGGACTTCATATAAAGGCTCAAGGTGCTGGTGTTAGTTTCCAGCTTTTTTAACGCTTCTTCTGCTGAATCGTGGTCCCCATTTTCAGCTAACTTAACAAAATTATTGTAGAGACTTTTTACATAGTCTAAATAATCCTGAATTTTATTTACGCTAGGCCCATAAATATAGTTCTTGGTTAATAAACTCTTGTGGATCTTACGGAGCTTATCATTATAACTAACCAAGGCTTTGTGCTGATGCTGGGATAATTTTGATAACTGACCTAAATTGGATTTGATGTCTTTAATGGATGTCGTGATTTCACGAACGACCCGATTAGCATGGAGATATTCCTGGCGAGTCTTTAAAAAATTAAGACTTCGTGAATCACGTTCGATATCCTGAATTAAGCGATCGACAACGTCAAATGATTTGTCATGAATTTCGTGATACCGATCTCTATCATCCTGAAACTGTTCCAAAGATTTACCGGATAATTTAGTTCTACCAACTTTTTCTAAAGCTTTCCGTAATGATTCACCCTGGATGTTTTTATTTTTCTTTTCAACCAAGCGAACTTTTTGAAGCAATAAATGTTGATAGATTACGACAGCTAAATAAGCCACACCAACAATCACAATAATTGCTATTAATATGCCTAGCATGATTTTTATCCCATCCTTGATTAGTATTTTAGGTCATTTAACAATGAAATATGAGAACCAATGTAAATTATATCATAAACAATTGGCTATTGGCCTATAAATCAGGATAAATCACACAAATCAGAACCTAAGAAACGACTCCACTTTGACAACGAATTACAATCAAGATATTATAATAAGTGTGTAAAATAATGCAGCAATGTACGGTAAGCTCGTCAACATATTGGTACGCATGAAGTTTGATTAGTAACCCTCCGGCTGCTGAGGTGAACGTTCAGATCAATATGCACGAATACTAAGTACATAACTAAATTATTTTACTCCAAATTTTTAATTGGAGGAATTTTTAATGAGATACACAGGTCCTAGTTGGCGAATTTCCCGTCGTTTGGGAATTTCCTTATCAGGTACTGGTAAAGAATTATCTCGTCGACCATACGCACCAGGAGATCATGGTAATGGCCGTCGTCAGAAGTTATCCGAATACGGCATGCAGTTACGTGAAAAGCAAAAGTTACGTTACATGTACGGCTTAAGCGAACGTCAATTCTCTAACTTATTCGTTAGAGCCGGACGTATTAAGACCGGTCGTCATGGTGATAACTTCATGATTTTACTTGAACGCCGTTTAGATAACATGGTTTACCGTTTAGGTTTAGCCACTACTCGTCGTCAAGCTCGTCAATTAGTTAACCACGGTCACATTACCGTAGATAACAAACGTGTTGACATTCCTTCTTACGAAGTCAAAGTTGGCCAAGTAATCGGTGTTCGTAAGAAGTCTCAGAACATGAAGGTCATCAAGGACGCCGTCAAAGCCGTCGTTGGTCGTCCACCTTACGTATCATTCGATGCTAAGAAATTAGAAGGTAAGTTAACTCGTTTACCACAACCTGACGAACTTAACTCTAACATCAACGATGCATTAGTTGTTGAATACTACAACAAGTTACTCTAATTAATGTCACTAATGTTTATAGAAATATAATTAAGTGCTTCGCTTTTACGAAGCACTTTTTTTATAACCCAATTTAAAAAGGAGTCTTTTTCATGAGTGATACTCCCACGAATTCCGTAAACGATCGCTTAGATCGAACCATCAACGGGACACCTAAGATCAACCCTGATGAACAACGTAAATATTTAGGGACCTTTCGAGAACGGGTTTCTTTAGCCATTAAAATCAGTGATTTAAAATCTCAAAATGCGTTTAACGGCTTTAAAAAGGACCTTGAAGCCCACCCTAAATATTTACTAATCATTAACGGTAATCTAACACAAAACCTGACGATGCCCTACTTAGCCTATGCTAGTCAGCATAATATCGACTTTACGATGCGGACCGATTCATTTTACTGGACCCGAAGTCAGGATTACGGATTAATATATGCATCCCATCACAACGCCATTAATCAATACCCCGTCAACGTCATGCAGAAATATCCAGCTAAAACGGATAATCATAAGGGTAGTTCTCAGTCACCAAAAAGTTCAAAAAGCAAATCATCACTGTGGACTAAATTAAAGAAGTTATTTTAACGAGAAGGAATATCCATGTTAGCAATTAATATCTTAATGATTATTTTCACCCTATTGCTTTTAGGCATCGGGACCTTTTTATTTATGCACCGTCATAAGACGTTTCTAATCTTTAAAACGTCTGACCATCATCTAATTGGCAGTGTCGTTAAGAATTTCGGCATTACGTTCATCATTGTCGGGATCATTTCATTAATCACGATTTTGACCCAAAACACGATTTATATATGTATTGCTCTGATAATCGGTTGTATTGCGGTCACTGCATTTTACCTTTGCATTAGTAAGTTCATTCCTAAGTCCTAGGCAATGTAAGCGCTTAAATATTTGCTTATCTTCGAAAG
This window encodes:
- a CDS encoding YueI family protein, coding for MSDTPTNSVNDRLDRTINGTPKINPDEQRKYLGTFRERVSLAIKISDLKSQNAFNGFKKDLEAHPKYLLIINGNLTQNLTMPYLAYASQHNIDFTMRTDSFYWTRSQDYGLIYASHHNAINQYPVNVMQKYPAKTDNHKGSSQSPKSSKSKSSLWTKLKKLF
- the rpsD gene encoding 30S ribosomal protein S4 — encoded protein: MRYTGPSWRISRRLGISLSGTGKELSRRPYAPGDHGNGRRQKLSEYGMQLREKQKLRYMYGLSERQFSNLFVRAGRIKTGRHGDNFMILLERRLDNMVYRLGLATTRRQARQLVNHGHITVDNKRVDIPSYEVKVGQVIGVRKKSQNMKVIKDAVKAVVGRPPYVSFDAKKLEGKLTRLPQPDELNSNINDALVVEYYNKLL